CGAGCCGACGGGGAAGGTCTGCGCGTTCGCGGGCGGGAGCGGGGCCCCCATCGTGAGCGGGTACCAGAACTGGCCGTCGGAGCCCTCGAAGCGGTTGTTGGCCGCGTTGTAGCGGAGGGCGCCGGGCATTGGCGGGGACTGCGCGGGCACGGCGTGGGCGTACACGGCCTTGGGTGCGGGCGTCAGGCTCTGGCGCGGCGTCATGGTGGTGTAGCCCGTCGCGCTCGCGCAGGTCCCGGCGGCGCCGGGACGGACCTGGACCTCCAGAAAGGCGTCGCCCACGGTGGGCGCGGTGAGCGGCACGATGACGGTGAACAGGCCGTTGACGACGGGCACGTCGTCGGCGCACACGACGCCGGAGATGGGGCTGCCGCCGGTCTCGACCCCAAAGAGCGTGAAGCGCACGTCGTAGGCGCCGTTGGCGGGCTGGCCGGCCTCATCCAGCCGTCCCTGGTAGGTGAAGCTGGTGGACTGGGCCTGCGCCGCGATGAAGCTGAGCAGGAACGCGAAGAGACAGGTGATCGCCCGCATGGCGGTAGCTCCCTCGGGGTAAAGCCCCAGCCTACCCGCATCTCCCTCTGCTGCAAGGCGATGTGCGGTGATCGGGAGCGCGTCACCTCGCCGACAAGCGGACGCGTGACGCCGACGGCATTTTTCTCAGACCCGGGCCAACGCGGCCGGGCCGTTGAGGGCTTGTAACCGCAGGCGAGGGAACTGGTTGGATCACCCGCCTCCGAGGGGGATCGGAGCGGCGCGAGAAGGTTTTCACCGCGCCACCCTCCGGGAGGGGGCACATTCGAGCCATGCGACTCCCCCACTGCTCCGCCCGTCCCGCCTGCCTCGCCGTCGTCGCGGCTGCCGCCGCGCTTGCTCCCAGCGCGCTGGGGCAATCGTGCAACCACAACACGTGGCGGTCGCCCGCGCTGGTTCCGACGTACGCCGGGTGGGTGATCGATCTCGAGATGTGGGACCCCGACGGGCCGGGGTTCGCGCCCGCGGCCATCGTGATGTCGGGCATCATCCCGGGCGGGCCCAACGAGGTCATCGGGTACTGGGACGGGGCGGCGTGGGTCACGCTGGATCGGGCCGCGGTGCGGAACGCGCGGGGGCTGGCGGTGCTGCCCGACGGGACGCTGATCGCGGGGGCGACCTTCCGTCAGCCCAACGGCGTGTTCGTCGACGGCGTCTCGCGCTGGACGGGGACGGCGTGGGAGCTCATGGGCGGGGCCTTCAACGGCTTGGTGCAGCACGTGGACGCGACTCCACAGGGCGAGATCGTGGTCGCGGGCGGGTTCACCTCCGTCGGCGGCGTGAGCGCCCGGCACGTGGCGCGGTGGGACGGCACGGCGTGGGTGGGGCTGGGCGGGGGGATCACCGACTCGGGCAGCCCGGGCCTGGACCCGCGGGTGGACCACCTGGTGGCGCTCAGCGGCGGGCGGGCGGCGGTGGCGGGGCTGATTGGGGCGACCGCGGACGGCCCCGCGGGGCAGTTCGCGTACTTCGACGGCACGCAGTGGCAGAACATGGGCATGCCGACGCCGGCGGGGGTGCGCACGGTGGGTCGGGCGCCGAGCGGTGACCTGGTGGTGGGCGGCAACTTCACGTCCATCGGCGGGGTCGCGGTGCCGCGTCTGGCGCGGTGGACGGGGACAACGTGGGCGGCGGTTGCGCCGGGCGTGCCCATGGGCGTCGGCGCGCTGGACTTCGCCGCGGACGGACGGCTGCTCATCAGTGACGGCGGGCGGGGGGCGCGGTGGGACGGCACTGCGTGGGAGGGCCCTGGGCCCTTCATCACGGAGTTCCGCGGCCTGATGGCCCTGCCCAGCGGCGACGCCGCGGTGTGGGGGATGTTCAGCAGCGCCAACGGCATCAACGCCCACGGAATCGGGCGGTTCGAGGGCGGGCAGTTCCGCTCCATCCAGGCGGGGGTGCCGGTGCGGCCGCTGGCGATGACCGTCGACGCCGCGGGGCTGGCGGTGCTGGCGGGCGAGCCCTGCCCGGGGTGCGTGCCCGGCACGGTGGTGCGGTACGACGGGCGCGACTCCACGGTGCTGGGCTCGTTCAACCAGAAGACCTACGCCCTGGCCACCATGGCCAACGGCGACATCGTGGTGGGCGGGGCGTTCACCAATATGACGGCGCCCTACGGCTTCCTGAACGTCAACAAGCTGGCGCGGCTGAGCTCGACGGGTGGGGGCGGGGGCACGTGGACCGCCCTGGGCTCGGGCGTGGCGACCAGCAACCACGAGGTCGCGGAGGTGTTCGCCCTGGCGGTGACGCCGTCCAGTGAGCTGATCGCGGGGGGGCGGTTTGATACCGCGGGCGGCGGGGCCGCGGCCAACGTCGCCCGCTGGAACGGCAGCGCGTGGTCGCCGCTGGGCGGGGGGCTGGCGGGGCGGGTGTTCGCCCTGGCGGTGACGCCCGCGGGCGAGGTGATCGCGGGCGGGCGCTTCGAGCAATCGGGCAGCTCCAACATCGCCCGCTACAGCGGCGGCGTGTGGACACCGATGGGCGTTGGCCTGGGCGGCGCGGGCGATCAGGTGAACGCCGTGCACGTGCTCCGCGACGGGCGGGTCCTCGCGGGGGCGAGCAACGGCGTGGTGGCGGTGTGGGAGGGCGGGGTGTGGCAGCCGGTGGGCTCAGCATTCAACGGGCGGGTGCTGTGCGTCATGGAGGACGCGCACGGCGGGCTGTACGCGGGCGGGGACTTCACCGCCAGCGGCGTCGAACCGACGCTCCGCGGGGCCAAGTGGGACGGGGCCAAGTGGGTGCAGCTGGCCTTCGGGTTCAACGACTGGATCGGGTCGATGCGGATGCAGGGCGGGGACCTCGCGGTGGCGGGCTCCTTCTCCACGCTCGGGCACCCCGCGGGCGGGTACGCCCGGCTCATCTTCCCGCACGCGGACTTCAACGGCGACGGGGACTACGGCACCGACCAGGACATCGAGGCGTTCTTCGCCTGCATCGGCGGGCACTGCTGCCCCACCTGCGGCTCGGCGGACTTCAACGCCGACGGCGACCTGGCGACCGACCAGGACATCGAGTCGTTCTTCCGGGTGCTGGGCGGGCACGCGTGCTGAGGGGGAGTTGAGCGCGAAGGGCGCGAAGGGGAGCGAAGGCGCGAAGAGGGAAGGCAGGTACGCGGAGTTGCGCGGAAGGGCGGAGTTGCGCGGAGAAAGGCAGTGCGAAAGGATGCCGCCTTTCTACTTCGCGATTCTGTCATCTGAGAATGACTCGATCCGCTTTTGCGATCTGCTCTTCAACCTGCCTTCAACTCCGCGCGACTCCGCCCTTCCGCGCCACTCCGCGTACCTGCCTTTATTCTTCGCGCCTTCGTCCGCCTTCGCGACCTTCGCGTTCAGAAGGCGTTCGATCGCTTGCGCGATCGGCTCTTTTCGCTGCCTTCCTCCGCGCGACTCCGCCCTTCCGCGCAACTCGGCGTACCTGCCTTTCCTGCTTCGCGTCTTCGCTCCACCTTCGCGACCTTCGCGTTCAAAGAGGGGTTCGATCGCTTGCGCGATCGGCTCTTTTGGACGCGCGGCTATTCCAGCACGAAGGACCGCTCGCGCCAGAGTTTTTCCAGGCGCTCCGCCATGCCGCCCTTCTCCGGCAGGCGCTGGGCGCACGCGGCGAGGAGGTCGACGAGGTTCTCAAAGTCGGAAAGGGCGATGAACTCGCGGGCGACCTTCGGCGGGCTGGTGTTGGTCCCCGCCTGCACGGCGGTCAGGTCCGCCATGTTGTGGTAGTTGCCCAGGGGCAGGCAGACGCAGGTGGACTCAAGGCCGGCATGGAAGAACACCGACGCCTCGCAGGCGCCCCCGGCCATGAGCTTGCGCTGCCACTTCCACGCGGGGGCGTCGGCGAGCTTCTGCGAGGCGGTGGGCTGGGAGCCCCCGGCGATCTCTTCTGCCCGCTTGGCGATGGCGTCGGTGAGGGTGGGGCTGAAGACGGAGATGCGGTCGCCCACGCGGACGATGGGGCCGCCGCCGATGGGGGATTCGGGGAAGCTGCGGCTGTTCTCCAGGGCGATGACGCGGGCGTTGCGGGGAATGGTGCCGTGGCGCACGGCGGCGATCGCGCCGATGAAGCCGATCTCCTCGGCGCGGGTGAAGAGCAGGGTGGGATTGGAGGCGGGGTCGTCGAGGGAGACATCCAGGGCGGCGAGGGCCGCGGCGGCGGCGGCCATGTCGTCGCACGCCTGCGTGTGCACGAGGCCGTCGATGAGCTCGGCGGGGCCCACGTCCCACACGCCCACGTCGCCGACGGTGAGGTCGGCCCTGCCCTGCAGCTCCGCGGTCCAGAACTTGAAGGGCTCGGTCTGGCCGGTGGCCCCGGTGATGCGGGCCTTGTGCCGCTGGCCGTCGCGGGAAGCGAGCACGACGCGGGCGTCGGTGAAGTAGTCGTCCATGACCCCGCCGCGGAAGGAGAGCTCGACGACGCTGGGGGCCACGACGCGCTCGACGACGAAGGCGGGGTGGTCGAGGTGTGCGGTGAGCCAGAGGGGGCGTTCGGGCTGCGGCTTGGTTCGGTGGGAGATGACCAGGTTGCCGGAGGGGTCCTTGTCGAGCTTCAGCTGCGGGCGGGCCGCGGCCCAGCGCTCGATCCACTCGATGACGCGGTGCTCGCGCCCGGAGGCGGTGGGGATGTCGGTGATCTCCAGCAGCCAGGCGAGGTGCTGCTGGCGCTGGGCGGGGGTGATGGGCACGGTCATGGCGGATGGTACGGGCCGCAGCGATCGCTCTTGTGGCGGGGTGCCTAGTCGTCGCCGCCCTGACGCCGCTTCTTGACCTCGCCGCGGCTCTTCTTCTCGCTGAGGCGGCGTTCCTTGGCGCCGCGGCTGGGCTTGGTGGGGCGGCGGACCTTGGGGGCGACCAACGCGCGCTTGACGAGGTCCTGCAGGCGCTCGGTGGCCGCGGCCTTGTTCTGGCCCTGGGAGCGGTGCTCGTCGGCGGTGATGAGCAGGTCGCCGGCCTCGGTGACGAGCGAGGGGGCGAGGCGTGTGAGGCGGTTGAGCTGAGTGCCTGTCAGCGGCAGGTCGGCCAGGCGCACGCGGAGCTGGCAGCGGGTCGCCCGCTTGTTGACGTTCTGCCCGCCGGGGCCGGAGGACGCGGAGAAGCTGTAGTCCAGCAGCCCCTCGGCGATGAAGAGGCCGGGGGCGAGCCGCACCGAAGAGGATGGCGTCTCCGCGTCCACGCTGCGACCTTAGGTGATGAGCACGGCCACGACCACGTTCATCGCGTTGAAGGCCATGTGCAGGGCGATGGGCACGGCGATGCTCCGCGAGCGCTCGAAGGCAAAGCCCAGGCACACGCCGAAGACAAACAGCGTGCCCACCGCATACCACGGCACGCCCGTGCTGACGTGGGCGAGGGCAAAGAGCGCTGCGGTGATTACGATCGCGGCCCAGGGGCGGCGCGAGAGCCGCAGGATCCCCGACTGCAGGAAGCCGCGGTAGACGAGCTCCTCGTGGATGGGGGCGAGGACGACCGCAACGGCGATCATGACCCAGGCCCAAGGGTCGCCGCCGTCGCTGGTGATGGTGCGGAGGGCAGGGTGGGCGATGGGGTCGGTGACGCGGGTGGAGGTCTGCAGCTCGTACGCGAGCTGGAAGACCCCGGAGCAGAAGTAGAGGATGGGCACGCACAGGGGCAGGCAGACAAGGCCGAGGGCGAAGGTGCGCGGGCGTGCGGTGAGGCCCGCCGCGGGCGCGGCTCGGCGGATCATGACCGCGAGAAACCCGGACACGGCGAGGGCCACGGTGAACGACGCGGCGCCGGTGATGGCCATGCCGCGTGTGCTCGCCGGGTCGGTGCCGCCCAGCAGCAGCATCGCCGGCAGGCTGCCGAGCATGAGGCCGGCGTAGCCGACGATGGACGCGATGAACCAGAAGGCGGGCTCGATGGGCGCGAGGTCGCGGAGGCCGCGTGCCAGCACGCCCGGGCGCAGCGTGCGCGTAGACCACAGGAGCCAGAGCACGCCCAGGGAGAACGCGAGCGCGGCCCAGGTCGACCACGAGGTAAGGAACGCTTCACCGGGCATTGCGGCGGCTGTTTCACCAGTTGGGGCTAGAGCTTCAGGAACGGGGGTCGTCCCGGTCTGCGCGTGCGCACGCGGGCTCGGGAAGAGGGCCAGGGCAAGGCCAACAATCAGGGGCGTGCAGGACGAACGCGTGACGCTTGAACGGATGGTCGAGCACAAGCGGCGGCGGCTGGCGGAGGCCAAGGCCCGGACGCCGCAGCATGAGCTGGAGCTGCTGGTCGCCCAGGAGGAGCCGCCGCGGAACTTCTTCCGCGCGGTGACGCGGCGCCGCGGGTTCCACGCCACATCGGTGATCGCGCAGGTGATGCGGCGCAGCCTGGGCAACGGGCTGCTGCGGCCGGAGTACGACGGCGAGGGGTACAGGCCCGCGGACATCGCCAGACGTTATCACGCGGCCGGGGCGTCCGCGATCGCGTGCGTGACCGAGGAGGACCATCATGGGGGGAGGCTGGACGACATCCGAGCGGTGAAGGAGGCCGTGCACCTGCCGGTGATGCGGTGGGACGTGATCGTGGACCCGTGGCAGCTGTGGGAGAGCCGCGCCGCGGGGGCGGACGCGGTGCTGCTGATCGCGGACATCCTGCGCGAGGGGGAGCTGGTGGATCTGCTGATCCTGGCGCAGCAGCTGCAGATGACCACCCTGCTGGAGGTGCACGACGTCGAGAGCCTGCTGCGGGTGCGGCCGCACTATGGGTTCCCGCACCGGAGCTATGCCCTGCTGGCGATTGACAACCGCGACCCCACGACGATGAAGGAGGACCTGCGGACGACGCTGCGGCTGGCGGACCTGGTGGAAGACCGTGCTACCTTGGTGTCCGAGGCGGCCGTGCACGACCGCGACGACCTGCTCAAGTTGCGTGGGGTGGGCGTACGGATCGTGCTCGTCGGCGAACACCTGCTGCGGAGCGACGACCCCGGGTTCGCGCTCCGGCAGCTGCTCGGGTCTGATTGAGAGAGGTCCCCAGCGGACCGTTGGAGAGGTTGATCATGCGGACGACGGCGATTTCGCGGGTGCTGTGGCTTGTGCTCACCGCGGGCGGGGCGGTGGGTGTGGTTGGTGCTGCGCACGGGCAGGAGAAGTCACCCGAGGATGGGGGGCAGCCCGCGAGCGCTCCGCAGCCGGAGACGCCCGCTACGCCGGCACCCGCGGAGGGCGCCGCCCCGGCTGCTTCGACCGATCCGGGGCGGGCGGTCTTTGAGCAGGCCCGCGAGGCGGTGAAGCGGGCCCAGGCGTTCACCTACCACGCGAAGTACTACGGCACGGGCGGCATGGAGATGTACACCTCGCGCGTGGAGGCCGACGTGCGGCTGATGCGCTCGCCGCGGGGCACGGCGTGGCTGGGGCGGGCCATCGGCACGGGCGAGAGCCGCTCGCTGCCGCGGTTTGAGATCGACGTTGGCTGGCGCGAGATCACCAACGAATGGATCGACCACAAGGAGAAGAAGCTGTTCGAGAAGAACAAGCGCGACTCCAAGGGCGTCGCCTTCACCATGGGCAACAGCGCCCGCCTCGAGGAGCTGGTGGACCCGCAGCCTTTCAAGAACGAGCTCGCGGCGGGCGTGACGTACGAGGTGGAGCCGGCGGTCGAGTTCGCGGGCGTGACCTGCGACTCGATCCTGGTCAAGACCGGACGGACGAACGTGCGGTGGCTGATGGGGCAGCAGGACAAGCTGCCGCGCAAGCGCGAGGCGGTGCTGAACAGCAGCACGGTGTCGGGCACGATGGTGATCGAGCTGCACGACATCAAGGCGGACGAGAACCGCCCGCCTCGGATGACCGAGGAGATGGTGCGGGTGGCCCTGCCCGAAGGCTACACGGAGGAGCGGGTGGCCCCGCCCCCCCCACCGCCGCCGCCCCCGCCGCCCCCCGCGCCGATGCCGATGGAGTCGGGCAAGGGCGACCCCATGCCGAGCCCGGGCAAGGGCGAGGAGCCCGCGCCGCCGCCGAAGGTGGAGGAGCCCCCGCAGCCCACGGTGCAGATGGCCCCCGACTTCGAGTTGAGCACGCCCACGGGGGAGAAGGTGTCCGCGGCCTCGCTGCGCGGGAAGGTGGCGGTGCTGCAGTTCGGCGGCTCGTGGTGCCTGCCGCTGCGCGACGCCAACCCCGAGGTCCAGGCGATGGCCTCGGCGCTCAAGGACCGCGGCGTGCAGGTGTACTACGTGAACGTGCGGGAGAAGAACCCGGCGCAGATGGTGGATGAGTTCGGCAAGGCGGGGTTCACCTTCGGCGTGCTGCTGGGCGGGGATGAAGTAGCCAAGGCGTTCGGCGTGAAACGCTACCCGACGTACTGCGTGATCGACCCGAGCGGGATGGTGGTGGCCCGTGAGGCGGGGTACACCAAGGACGCGACCATCAACGCGGTGCGGCAGGCGGCGGAGGCGGCGCTGGGGGGGGCGGCGCCCGCGCCGAGCACGGCGGGGAAGTAGCCGGGGGGAGGGCTTTCGGCCCGCACGAGGGGCTGAGGAGCGCGGCTAATTGCGGGTCGGGGAGGCGGGCTTTCAGCCCGCAGTCAGGACCAGAGGAAGTGTGCGGGCTAAAACCCCGCCCCCCCGGGGTTGAGTGCCTTTGCATAGACCTGCTCGAGGTCGCTGATCATCCTCTCGGTGGAGAAGAGTTCGGCGCACTCGCGCTGGCCTCGGGCCGCGAGGGTTTGCCGCTCCTGCGGGTGCGCGGCGCACCAGAGGATCGCTTCCCGGAGCTTCTCGAGGTCGGCGAGGGGGACGAGGCGGCCGGTCTGCATCTCGCGGCAGGCCTCGCCGGTGCCATCCACGTCGTAAGCCACCGGGCACACGCCCGCGAGCAGGGCCTGCGGCACCGTGCGCGGCAGGCCCTCGCGGTAGCTGGGGTGGGCGAGCACGTCCATCGCCCGCATGAGGGCGGGGATTCGCTGCGGGGGGACCAGGCCGGTGATGAGGACCTGAGGCGGTGAGTCGGTGAGACGGTGAGACGGTGTTGGCGCGCTGCTTGCCCGGTCGAGTTCGGTGACGGTGAGGCCCATGGCGCGGGTCTTCTCGATCAACCGCTCGCGCCACCAGCCATTGCCGACCCAGAGCAGCTTCCACTGCGGGTTACGCCTTAGGTCGTCGGCAAGGGCGTCGAGCAGGTCGTCGTGGCCCTTGTGCTCGGCGAGGCGGGCGACGGTGCCGATGACGAAGTCGGTGTCGTTGAGGCCCAGTTCGCGCCGGACCTCGCCGCGCGATTCGCCGGGCGCCGCGTGCAGGAATGGGGCGGTCTCCATGCCCGAGCGGACGGTGACGTACTGCTCGGGAAGCCCGATGCCGCGGGCGAGGAACTGGCGGGTCATGGCGTCGGCGACGCTGACGATCGTGTGGCAACGCTCCGCCGCGTGCCGCTCGGCGACGGTGTAGATGAGGTTGTTGAGGCGGACCTTGGCGCGCTTGAGGGGGCCGCCCTCGATGGGCATGAAGGGCGGGCCGTGGATGGTGTGGGCGACGCCCGGGCGCAATCCCGCGATGCACTCCGCGACCTCTGCTGGCTCACCGTGCGGGCCCTTTGCCAGGTAGGTTTGCATCGTCATTCGGCAACGACTTGCCCACCCAGCACGGCGGCCAAGGATGCCCGCTTTCGACGAGTGCGTGTGCACGATGTCGGGCTTGATGTCACGGATGAGCGCGAGCAGCTCGCGCTCGGCACGCCAGTCGGAGAGTGGGTTCACCTCCCGCACCAAGTGCGGGACGACGTGCGTGGTGATCCCGTGCCCCTCAGGTGTGCGGAAGTTCTCCACCCGCTCCAGCAGCGAGCCCTCGGGGCCGTAGATCGGCCCGAACGCGAGGTGCACATCATGCCCCAGGCGCGCCTGCCCTTCGCAGGAGAGCACGGTGTTCTCCTGCGAGCCGCCGAGGATGAGGCGGGTTGAGATGTGGAGGATGCGCATTAGACGAGAGGTCGGAGGATCGTCCAGATTGAGTGTGCGATTCGCTGCAGGTCCGCCACGTTCGCCGGCGTAAGTCGCGGCCCGGGGTAGCGGAACCGTACAGCAGCGGCGGAGAGCTTGAGCAGGTCCTGCACCGACGCGGTCGGACCGATCGCGAACTGGCCAAGCAGCTGATCAAGCACTTCCAGGTCGTGCGTCTTCGGCGGGGTCACGCCCTTCTTCGTGAGCACCGCCTTCATCAGCTTCTCTGTGGCCTGCTGGTACAGGAACCCGACCTGATCAAGGTGTGGCCTCTGAGCACCCGACTCGCGCCGTGCCATATCAAGGTCCGCTTCAGCGATCTGAACCCACTCGAGAACCAGCGCCGCGACAGGGTTCGAGGGCACCTGGCTCACGCCGCGGCCTCGTACAGCACGCGCCCGCGATCAACCGCCTCGCGGATGATCGGGTCGCCCCCCTCGTAACGCCACTTCATCTCCTCAGGGGTCCTCACGATCACGTCGATTGGAAACCGGTGCGGATGGATCCGGGCCGCAATCTCGGAAGTGATGTCCAGCCATGAACCGTCGTAGGGCATCACGACAAGCAGATCGACGTCTGAATCGTCATGCGGAGTTCCGTACGCGCGGGACCCAAAGAGAATCACCTTCCGCGGCTTGAACTCAGCCGCGATCTTGGCGGCGAGTTCCTGGATGTCGCTTTCGGTGACCGTGAACATGCACCCATTGTATCGGCTGGGGCCGGGCCACTGTTCGAGCTAGTACCTGATCCACTCCAGGCACAACCCCTCCGGCGGCATGGTGCTGCCGGCCTGGCGGCGGTCTTTGCTCGCGATGATCCGGGGGATGTCGTCCGGCGTGAGCCGCCCGCGCCCGACGTCGGCGAGGGTGCCCGCGATGATGCGGACCATGTTGTAAAGGAAGCCGTTGCCGCTCACGTCGATGCGGATGCGGTCCTCCGCGGCGCGGGTCACGGTGCAGTCGTAGATGGTGCGGACGGTGGTCAGCCGCCCGTGCCCGGCCGCGGCGAAGGCCGCGAAGTCGTGCTCGCCCGTCAGGTGCTTCGCGGCCTCGTGCATGCGGGCGTGGTCAAGGGTCTCCCACACGTGGGCGACGTAGCGGCGGTCCCACAGGGGGCGGGTGCGGGAGGCGTGGATGGTGTAGGAGTAGCCCTTGGCCCTGGTGTCGCCGATGGGGTCAAAGTGCGAGGCGACCGGCTCGATGGAGGTGATGAGGGCGTCGGGGGGAAGGCGGCCGTTGAGGGCGTAGAGCAGGCGGTCGGTGCCGCGGGAGAGGGGCCAGCCAGAGTGGCGGGGGCTTGTTGGAGGGGTGTCGTCGTCAACCCGGGACTTCGCCCCGAGCGGCTCAGTCCCGGCGTCGTCATCGCCCGAGCAGCTGAACGCGGCGACCTGACCCTTGGCGTGGACCCCAGCGTCGGTGCGGCTGGAGCCCATCAATATGACGGGCTCCCGCACGATCTCGCGCACGGCCCGCTCCACCACGTGCTGCACGGTCCGGAGCTGCACCCGCGGCCGGTCCTCGCCCTCGCGGTGCACCGACCCCTGAACCTCCAGTTTCAGCTCCCCCGCGGTGCCGCGCCGGATGCGGTCCTCGAGGGTGGCGTGCGTGGCGCCCGCCTGGTGGGGGCGGGCCTGGGGGTTGGCGTGCAGAGCGTCGGCGAACGGCTCCTGTTTCTGCCAGCCGCAGAAGTCGGTGCCGTCGTAGGCGATGGTGAGCTTGTACCGGGGCACTGGGTGAGGGTAGCTCGAACCGGGTTTTGGCCGATGGAGCGGCACGGACGGTCTGTGGGGCGAAGGCCCAGGCCAGAAACAGACAGCGGTGTCCGCTGCGGGTTCAAGATTCCATTCAGTTTTTCCGGTTTACGGGAACCCATGGGCGCGGTACAACGGCAGGCGGCCGTTCGGCCAGTTCTCGCCTCGTTCGTGGATGTGGTCCCTCAACTTGTGGAGGAGTCATGAGTCGCAACCGGATGTTCGGGGTCGGTGTGTCCAGCGCGCTCGCGCTCGCGTGCGCGGCGTATGCCACGCCTCAGGAAAGCGTTACGTTCAACAACGTCATCACCGAAGGGCTGCTGGGCGACCCTGCGAACACGGTGCTGACGCACACCTTCACCGGCACCTACACGGTGACGAAGCTGCGGCTGAACGCCTCTCTCTTCTCCACCAGCACCGGCACGTGGCCGGCGGACTCCCGGATCCAGGTTCAGACCCCCTCGGGCCAGATTTTCGAGGTTCAGCCGTTCACACAGATCGGCGGGTTCACCTCGGTGAGCACCCCCGGCGACTTCATCGTGAACATGCCCAACCCCGAGGTGGCCGCGGGCACATGGACGTTCACGTTCTTCGAGGATTACAACGACACCGGCACCGACGCGTACTGGGAACCCGCGGTCATCACGCTCGATAACGAAGCCCCGCCGCCGCCGCCGCCCCCGGCCAACTTCCAGGAGATCGAGGGCAACGACATCAAGGACGCTGCCAACCTCGTCATTGACATCGCCGCGGGCCAGACCGTCGGTGGCCTGACGATGGGCGCCAGCACCACCACCCCCGGCAACACCTCCGCCGACTACTTCAAGGTCAAGACCCGGACGGCGCCCTCCGGGATTTACCGCCACCGGCTCTCGTTCGTGTCCACGGGCGGCACCGCCGTTCCCACCGCCAGCATCCGCGGCCTCAGCCAGACGGACGGATTCATCAACCCCGGCACCGACGTGGCTGTGCAGACCGCCGCCACCACGACCGACCCGGCCAGCACCGTGCAGTGGTACGGCTTCGGCCGGCAGGAAGAGCTGTACGTCGCGGTGATGGGGTCCTCGGCCTCCAACACCGAGTACCGCGGGACGTATGACGTCTCCCCGGTGACGCCGATCGAGGCGGGCTCCTTCATCACCGGCGAGATCACCATCGACCGCGACCCCGGCAACTTCGCCGACGCCGACTTCATGGTGTACGACAGCACCTTCACGGCGATGCCCGGATATTCCAACGACGGCGGCAACACACTGACCCGCAACTTCGAGCCGGGCACCTACTACATCGCCTTCAGCAACTGGAACACGGCCAACGATCAGCCCGCGCCCATCGACGACACCTACCCCAGCGAGAACGTGATGGACTTCCCCAACGTGGTGGTGAACAACAGCACCTCCACGTTCGCGAACATGAACATCCAGGTGACCGACATCACCGGCGCCCCGACGATCATCACCGGGTCCAAGGACGGGTTCTTCGACGTCGTGTGGTACCGCTTCACGGTGGCCAACCCCACCGGCCCGATCCCGCCGCGGGGTACCGGGACCGCGATCCCGGGCACGGCCCAGATCACGAGTGACGTGCTGCTGACGGTGCAGGCGTACGCCGGCATCAACCCGCCCAGCACGGGCCTGCAGGTGCGGGCCGACCTGACCAGCCTCAACGGCGGGGCGAACCAGGCGTTCTATGACGATGGAACCCACGGCGACGAGGCCGCGGGCGACAACGTGTTCAGCTACCTGGCCACGCTCGCGGAGCCGATGACCGCGGGCCCCGTCAGCGTGCCCTTCACGGTGTCCGACGCCGAGCTCCGGACCGGCACCGGCACGATCACGTTCAACGCCACGGCCGCGCCCACGGGCGGCTGCTGCGTCGCGAGCGACTGCAGCCTGATGTCCGCCTACGCGTGCAACCAGGCGGGTGGCACGTACCGGGGCAACGGCTCTGATTGCGGCAGCGTCAGCTACAACTTCAGCGACAGCAACATCGAGTTTGCGACGATCTCGGGCACGGGCGTCATGCTGA
The sequence above is drawn from the Phycisphaerales bacterium genome and encodes:
- a CDS encoding tRNA pseudouridine synthase A, whose translation is MPRYKLTIAYDGTDFCGWQKQEPFADALHANPQARPHQAGATHATLEDRIRRGTAGELKLEVQGSVHREGEDRPRVQLRTVQHVVERAVREIVREPVILMGSSRTDAGVHAKGQVAAFSCSGDDDAGTEPLGAKSRVDDDTPPTSPRHSGWPLSRGTDRLLYALNGRLPPDALITSIEPVASHFDPIGDTRAKGYSYTIHASRTRPLWDRRYVAHVWETLDHARMHEAAKHLTGEHDFAAFAAAGHGRLTTVRTIYDCTVTRAAEDRIRIDVSGNGFLYNMVRIIAGTLADVGRGRLTPDDIPRIIASKDRRQAGSTMPPEGLCLEWIRY
- a CDS encoding choice-of-anchor X domain-containing protein, encoding MSRNRMFGVGVSSALALACAAYATPQESVTFNNVITEGLLGDPANTVLTHTFTGTYTVTKLRLNASLFSTSTGTWPADSRIQVQTPSGQIFEVQPFTQIGGFTSVSTPGDFIVNMPNPEVAAGTWTFTFFEDYNDTGTDAYWEPAVITLDNEAPPPPPPPANFQEIEGNDIKDAANLVIDIAAGQTVGGLTMGASTTTPGNTSADYFKVKTRTAPSGIYRHRLSFVSTGGTAVPTASIRGLSQTDGFINPGTDVAVQTAATTTDPASTVQWYGFGRQEELYVAVMGSSASNTEYRGTYDVSPVTPIEAGSFITGEITIDRDPGNFADADFMVYDSTFTAMPGYSNDGGNTLTRNFEPGTYYIAFSNWNTANDQPAPIDDTYPSENVMDFPNVVVNNSTSTFANMNIQVTDITGAPTIITGSKDGFFDVVWYRFTVANPTGPIPPRGTGTAIPGTAQITSDVLLTVQAYAGINPPSTGLQVRADLTSLNGGANQAFYDDGTHGDEAAGDNVFSYLATLAEPMTAGPVSVPFTVSDAELRTGTGTITFNATAAPTGGCCVASDCSLMSAYACNQAGGTYRGNGSDCGSVSYNFSDSNIEFATISGTGVMLNTVSNCDDCTESVALPFTFNFFGTDYTTIYVSSNGNVQFGGFGSAAYFNTGIPNTGTPNDAAYPKWDDYDTSDSTGYGQGSIFMQEFGTAPNRRVVIEWNNVTQFTAAATYPFTSETFQVILHEGSNNIEFAYGSNSPVDTSGLNQGSGTDGSGGDCTIGVENASGTTAYSIPSAGFNFGAQLLTFTNTPVCGNPCPGNECGPQDYNGDGDSGTDQDIEAFFACLGGTCCETCYCQGSDFNGDGDFGTDQDIEAFFRVLGGNPC